In one Ochotona princeps isolate mOchPri1 chromosome 16, mOchPri1.hap1, whole genome shotgun sequence genomic region, the following are encoded:
- the KMT2B gene encoding histone-lysine N-methyltransferase 2B isoform X1, producing MAAAAGGGSCPGPGSARGRFPGRPRGCGGGGGRGGRGSGAERVRVPLRRGGGAAGPCGAEPGEDTALLRLLGLRRGLRRLRRLWAGPRLQRGRGRGRGRGWGQSRGCVPEEESSDGESDDEEFEGFHSDEDVASGSLRSALRSQRGRAPRGRGRKHKTAPLPALRLADVTPNPPKPPARKRGEEGTERMVQALTELLRRAQAPPPPRSQACEPATPRRSRGRPPGRPAGPCRKKHQAVVVAEAAVTIPKPEPTPPVVPIKHRTGTWKCKEGPGPGPGTPKRGGQSGRGGRGGRGRGRGGLPLVIKFVSKAKRVKMGQLSLGVESGQGQGQHGGSWQDAPRGVGSGQKRGSCCKNREQKLEEGEEVKEENVKEEGEEKEERAVAEEEVMLAKEEGDLPLAPLTPPAPPPSPPFPPPSVSPAPPCAPPPPVSPPLLPSPLPAPAPEEQEEPPAPVVPAACSRKRGRPPLTPSQRAEREAARAGPEGTSPAPTPSAIAGSPPEDSPTVAPKSTTFLKNIRQFIMPVTPPLEKARVGSRAPLPLSGVEEKMFSLLKRAKVQLFKIDQQQQQQKVATSTPPSPGGQMEELVGMVKQISDRGSVRSEDESVEIKRERPSGPESPVQGPRIKHVCRHAAVALGQARAMVPEDVPRLSALPLRDRQDLTAEDTSSASETESVPSRSQQEKVEPVEPGGDLEPAGSGGPLTPTPRRTLPSHHGKKMRMARCGHCRGCLRVQDCGSCVNCLDKPKFGGPNTKKQCCVYRKCDKIEARKMERLAKKGRTIVKTLLPWDSDESPEASPGPPGPRRGAGAGGPREEVVALPGPEEQDSLLQRKSARRCVKQRPSYDIFEDSDDSDPGGPPAPRRRTPRENELPVPEPEEQSRPRKPTLQPVLQLKARRRLDKDGLASGPFAAFPNGWTGKQKSPDGVHRVRVDFKEDCDLENVWLMGGLSVLTSVPGGPPMVCLLCASKGLHELVFCQVCCDPFHPFCLEEAERPLPQHHDSWCCRRCKFCHVCGRKGRPSKHLLECERCRHAYHPTCLGPSYPTRAARKRRHWICSACVRCKSCGATPGKNWDVEWSGDYSLCPRCTQLYEKGNYCPICTRCYEDNDYESKMMQCAQCDHWVHAKCEGLSDEDYEILSGLPDSVLYTCGPCAGATQPRWREALSGALQGGLRQVLQGLLSSKVAVPLLLCSQCGQDGKQLHSGPCGLQAVSQRFEEGHYKSVHSFMEDMVSILMRHSEEGETPERRAGGQMKGLLLKLLESAFGWFDAHDPKYWRRSTRLPNGVLPNAVLPPSLDHVYAQWRQQELETPESGQPPGDPSAAFQGKDPTTFSHMDDPRQCALCLKYGDADSKEAGRLLYIGQNEWTHVNCAIWSAEVFEENDGSLKNVHAAVARGRQMRCELCLKPGATVGCCLSSCLSNFHFMCARASCCIFQDDKKVFCQKHTDLLDGKEIVTPDGFDVLRRVYVDFEGINFKRKFLTGLEPDAINVLIGSIRIDSLGTLSDLSDCEGRLFPIGYQCSRLYWSTVDARRRCWYRCRILEYRPWGPREEPAHLEAAEENQTIVHSPTPSSEPLNPEECPPDTDALATGAPEHHSPVQNLDPVLRPDSGSAPPPAPRSFSGARIKVPNYSPSRRPLGGVSFGPLPSPGSPSSLTHHIPTVGDPDFPAPPRRSRRPSPLAPRLPSSRLASPPLRTSPPLRVPPPTSVVTALTPTSGELAPPGLAPSPPPEDLGPDFEDMEVVSGLSAADLDFAASLLGTEPFQEEIVAAGTVGSSHGIPGDSSEEEASPTTHYVHFPVTVVSGPALTPNSPLGTPRIEQLDGVDDGTDSEAEAAQQPRGQETPPTGPGVGRAGVLGGVGDRSRPPEDLPSEIVDFVLKNLGGSGEGGAGPKEESLPPTPPLANGSQPPQGLPSSPADPSRTFAWLPGAPGVRVLSLGPAPEPPKPATSKIILVNKLGQVFVKMAGEGEPASPPVKQQPLPPAVPPTAPASWTLPPGPLLGVLPVVGVGVVRPAPPPPPPPLTLVFSSGPPSPPRQAIRVKRVSTFSGRSLPAPPPSKTLRLDEDGESSEDSPHVPGLGSSGFSRVRMKTPTVREVLDLENSGEESPGSLQERSPLLPLPDGGPPRAPDGPPDLLLESQWHHYSGEASSSEEEPAFPEDKENQAPKRAGPHLRFEISSEDGFSVEAESLEGAWRALIEKVQEARGHARLRHLSFSGMSGARLLGIHHDAVIFLAEQLPGAQRCQHYKFRYHQQGEGQEEPPLNPHGAARAEVYLRKCTFDMFNFLASQHRVLPEGATCDEEEDEVQLRSTRRATSLELPMAMRFRHLKKTSKEAVGVYRSAIHGRGLFCKRNIDAGEMVIEYSGIVIRSVLTDKREKFYDGKGIGCYMFRMDDFDVVDATMHGNAARFINHSCEPNCFSRVIHVEGQKHIVIFALRRILRGEELTYDYKFPIEDASNKLPCNCGAKRCRRFLN from the exons GAGTTTGAGGGTTTTCATTCAGATGAAGATGTGGCCTCAGGTTCGCTGCGCTCTGCGCTCCGATCCCAGCGAG GTCGAGCCCCTCGAGGTCGGGGCCGCAAGCATAAGACAGCCCCCCTTCCTGCTCTTCGCCTAGCGGATGTGACTCCTAACCCCCCTAAGCCCCCTGCCCGGAAACGGGGTGAGGAGGGCACAGAACGGATGGTGCAGGCACTGACTGAACTTCTCCGGCGGGCCcaggcacccccacccccccggagCCAGGCCTGTGAGCCTGCCACTCCCCGTCGGTCTCGGGGACGGCCCCCAGGACGGCCAGCGGGTCCCTGCAGGAAGAAGCACCAAGCAGTAGTGGTGGCAGAAGCGGCTGTGACAATCCCCAAGCCTGAGCCCACACCTCCTGTGGTTCCAATAAAACATCGAACTGGCACTTGGAAGTGCAAGGaggggcctggcccaggacctggGACCCCCAAGCGTGGAGGACAGTCTGGGCGAGGAGGCCGCGGAGGCAGGGGGCGAGGCCGAGGCGGGCTCCCCCTGGTGATCAAGTTTGTTTCAAAGGCCAAAAGAGTGAAGATGGGACAGCTGTCTTTGGGAGTTGAAtcaggtcagggtcaaggtcaacATGGGGGAAGCTGGCAGGATGCTCCCCGAGGAGTTGGATCTGGACAGAAAAGGGGCTCTTGCTGCAAGAATCGGGAGCAGAagctggaggagggagaggaggtgaaAGAAGAAAACGtcaaggaggagggagaagagaaggaagagagagctgTAGCAGAGGAAGAGGTGATGCTAGCCAAGGAAGAGGGCGACCTGCCATTGGCACCCCTGACTCCgccagctcctcctccttctccacccTTCCCACCCCCTTCAGTGTCTCCAGCCCCACCTTGTGCCCCACCACCCCCGGTGTCACCCCCACTCCTGCCATCCcctctgccagcccctgccccgGAAGAGCAGGAAGAACCCCCTGCTCCTGTGGTCCCTGCTGCATGCTCCAGGAAGAGGGGCCGGCCTCCCCTGACTCCCAGCCAGCGGGCAGAGCGGGAGGCTGCCCGGGCAGGACCAGAGGGCACTTCTCCTGCCCCAACCCCCAGCGCCATCGCAGGAAGCCCTCCAGAAGATAGTCCCACTGTGGCCCCCAAAAGTACCACCTTCCTGAAGAATATCCGGCAGTTTATTATGCCTGTG ACCCCACCACTGGAGAAAGCCCGTGTGGGGAGCCGGGCCCCGCTGCCGCTGTCTGGAGTGGAGGAGAAAATGTTTAGTCTCCTGAAGAGGGCCAAGGTGCAGCTGTTCAAGATtgaccaacagcaacagcagcagaaggtggcaacCTCGACGCCG CCGAGCCCTGGGGGGCAGATGGAGGAGCTCGTGGGGATGGTCAAGCAGATCTCAGACAGAGGCTCTGTGCGGTCTGAAGATGAATCGGTGGAAattaagagagagagaccctcG GGCCCAGAGTCCCCTGTGCAAGGCCCTCGCATCAAACACGTCTGCCGTCATGCCGCGGTGGCCCTGGGTCAGGCCCGGGCCATGGTGCCTGAGGATGTCCCGCGCCTCAGCGCCCTCCCTCTCCGGGATCGGCAGGACCTTACCGCAGAAG ATACGTCATCAGCATCTGAGACAGAGAGTGTGCCGTCACGGTCTCAGCAGGAAAAGGTGGAGCCAGTAGAACCTGGAGGAGACCTGGAACCCGCGGGTTCTGGAGGGCCCCTGACCCCTACACCCCGGCGCActctgccctcccaccatggCAAGAAGATGCGGATGGCTCGCTGTGGTCACTGTCGGGGCTGCCTGCGTGTGCAGGACTGTGGGTCCTGTGTCAATTGCCTGGACAAGCCCAAGTTCGGGGGCCCCAACACCAAGAAGCAGTGCTGTGT aTACCGGAAGTGTGACAAGATAGAGGCTCGGAAGATGGAGCGGCTGGCTAAAAAAG GCCGGACGATAGTGAAGACGCTGTTGCCCTGGGATTCCGATGAATCTCCTGAGgcctcccctggtcctccaggccCACGCCGGGGGGCGGGAGCTGGGGGGCCCCGGGAGGAGGTGGTGGCCCTCCCAGGGCCCGAGGAGCAGGACTCCCTCCTGCAGCGCAAGTCAGCCCGGCGCTGCGTCAAACAGCGGCCTTCCTATGATATCTTCGAGGACTCGGATGACTCGGACCCTGGGGGTCCCCCTGCTCCCCGGCGTCGGACCCCCCGTGAAAATG AGCTGCCGGTCCCAGAACCTGAGGAACAGAGCCGGCCCCGCAAACCCACGCTACAGCCTGTGTTGCAGCTCAAGGCCCGAAGGCGCCTGGACAAG GATGGTTTGGCCTCTGgcccctttgctgcttttcctaatGGTTGGACTGGAAAACAGAAGTCCCCAGATGGTGTACACCGGGTCCGTGTGGATTTTAAG GAAGACTGTGACCTGGAGAACGTGTGGCTGATGGGTGGCCTAAGCGTGCTCACTTCCGTGCCAGGGGGGCCGCCGATGGTGTGCTTATTGTGTGCCAGCAAAGGCCTGCATGAG CTGGTGTTCTGCCAAGTTTGCTGTGACCCTTTCCACCCCTTCTGCCTGGAGGAAGCCGAACGGCCCCTGCCCCAGCATCACGACTCCTGGTGCTGCCGCCGCTGCAAATTCTGCCATGTCTGTGGACGCAAAGGCCGGCCATCCAAG CACCTCCTGGAGTGTGAGCGCTGCCGCCATGCCTATCACCCAACTTGCCTAGGACCCAGCTACCCAACTCGGGCTGCGCGCAAACGGCGCCACTGG ATCTGCTCAGCCTGCGTACGCTGTAAGAGCTGTGGGGCAACTCCAGGCAAGAACTGGGATGTCGAGTGGTCTGGAGATTACAGCCTCTGCCCCAGGTGCACCCAGCTCTATGAGAAAG GGAACTACTGTCCCATTTGCACACGCTGCTATGAAGACAATGACTACGAGAGCAAGATGATGCAGTGTGCACAGTGTGACCACTGGGTGCACGCCAAGTGTGAGGGGCTCTCAG ATGAAGACTATGAGATCCTGTCAGGGCTGCCAGACTCGGTGCTGTACACCTGTGGACCTTGTGCAGGGGCCACACAGCCCCGTTGGAGAGAGGCCCTGAGTGGAGCCCTGCAGGGGGGCCTGCGTCAGGTGCTGCAGGGACTGCTGAGCTCCAAGGTGGCGGTCCCGctgctgctgtgttcccag TGTGGGCAGGATGGCAAACAGTTGCACTCGGGACCCTGTGGTCTGCAAGCTGTGAGTCAGCGCTTCGAGGAAGGCCACTATAAGTCCGTG CACAGCTTCATGGAGGACATGGTGAGCATCCTGATGCGACACTCGGAAGAGGGAGAGACCCCCGAGCGCCGGGCTGGAGGCCAGATGAAGGGACTCCTATTGAAG CTGCTAGAGTCTGCGTTCGGCTGGTTCGACGCCCACGACCCCAAGTACTGGCGACGGAGTACCCGACTGCCCAA CGGAGTCCTTCCCAATGCGGTGTTGCCCCCATCCCTGGACCATGTGTACGCTCAGTGGAGGCAGCAGGAACTGGAGACCCCAGAGTCAGGCCAGCCTCCAGGGGACCCTTCGGCAG CTTTTCAGGGCAAGGATCCAACCACTTTCTCACACATGGATGACCCCCGTCAGTGTGCACTCTGCCTCAAGTATGGGGATGCAGACTCCAAG GAAGCAGGGCGGCTCCTGTACATTGGGCAGAATGAATGGACACACGTCAATTGTGCCATTTGGTCAGCTGAGGTGTTCGAGGAGAATGATGGCTCCCTCAAGAATGTGCATGCTGCTGTGGCTCGAGGACGGCAGATG CGTTGTGAGCTCTGCTTGAAGCCTGGAGCCACGGTGGGCTGCTGCCTTTCCTCCTGCCTCAGCAACTTCCATTTCATGTGTGCCCGGGCCAGCTGCTGCATCTTCCAGGATGACAAGAAAGTTTTCTGCCAGAAACACACAGACCTGCTAGATGGCAAG gAGATCGTGACCCCCGATGGTTTTGATGTTCTCCGCCGAGTCTATGTGGACTTTGAGGGCATCAACTTCAAAAGGAAGTTTTTGACAGGGCTTGAACCTGATGCCATCAATGTGCTCATTG GCTCCATCCGCATTGACTCCCTGGGCACTCTGTCTGATCTCTCAGACTGCGAGGGACGACTCTTTCCCATTGGCTACCA GTGCTCCCGCCTGTATTGGAGCACGGTGGATGCTCGGAGGCGCTGCTGGTATCGGTGCCGGATTCTGGAGTATCGGCCCTGGGGGCCGCGGGAAGAGCCAGCTCACCTGGAGGCAGCTGAGGAGAACCAGACCATTGTGCACAGCCCCACCCCTTCCTCTG AGCCCCTAAATCCTGAGGAATGCCCCCCAGACACAGATGCCCTTGCCACTGGAGCTCCTGAGCACCATTCACCTGTACAGAACCTGGACCCAGTGCTGCGGCCTGATTCAGGCAGCGCCCCTCCTCCAGCCCCCCGCTCCTTTTCAGGAGCTCGAATCAAAGTGCCCAACTACTCGCCGTCCCGGAGGCCCCTGGGTGGCGTCTCCTttggccccctcccctcccctg GAAGTCCGTCTTCTCTGACCCACCACATCCCTacggtgggagacccggacttTCCAGCTCCCCCAAGACGCTCCCGTCGGCCCAGTCCCCTGGCTCCCAGGCTGCCATCATCACGGCTGGCCTCCCCGCCTCTCAGAACCTCCCCTCCGCTCAGGGTGCCCCCTCCTACCTCAGTCGTTACAGCCCTCACACCTACCTCAGGGGAGCTGGCTCCCCCTGGCCTCGCCCCTTCACCACCCCCGGAAGACCTGGGCCCAGACTTTGAGGACATGGAGGTGGTGTCAGGACTGAGTGCTGCTGACTTGGACTTTGCGGCCAGCCTGCTGGGGACTGAGCCCTTCCAAGAAGAGATTGTGGCTGCGGGCACCGTGGGGAGCagccatgggatcccaggggacaGCTCGGAGGAGGAGGCCAGCCCCACCACCCACTATGTCCACTTTCCTGTGACTGTGGTTTCCGGCCCCGCCCTGACTCCCAACTCCCCACTTGGCACTCCCCGCATTGAACAGCTGGATGGAGTGGATGATGGCACAGACAGTGAGGCTGAGGCCGCCCAGCAGCCTCGGGGGCAGGAGACTCCACCCACAGGGCCAGGAGTGGGCCGAGCTGGGGTCCTCGGAGGAGTAGGGGACAGGTCCCGACCTCCTGAAGACCTGCCATCAGAAATTGTGGATTTTGTGTTGAAGAACCTAGGGGGCTCTGGAGAGGGGGGTGCTGGTCCCAAAGAGGAGTCCCTCCCCCCAACACCTCCCCTGGCCAATGGCAGCCAGCCCCCTCAAGGCCTGCCTTCTAGCCCAGCTGACCCCTCCAGGACATTTGCCTGGCTTCCTGGAGCCCCAGGGGTCCGGGTGTTGAGCCTGGGCCCTGCTCCTGAGCCCCCCAAACCTGCCACATCCAAGATCATCCTTGTTAACAAGCTGGGGCAAGTGTTTGTGAAGATGGCGGGGGAGGGCGAACCTGCCTCCCCTCCAGTGAAGCAGCAGCCTCTGCCCCCTGCCGTTCCCCccacagctcctgcctcctggactcTGCCCCCAGGACCCCTGCTGGGTGTGTTGCCAGTGGTAGGGGTAGGAGTGGtccgccctgccccgccccctcctccccctcctctgacTCTGGTGTTTAGCAGTGGGCCTCCCAGCCCACCCCGCCAGGCCATCCGCGTCAAGAGGGTATCCACCTTCTCTGGCCGTTCCCTGCCAGCACCTCCCCCAAGCAAAACCCTCCGGCTGGATGAAGATGGAGAATCCTCCGAGGACAGCCCTCATGTTCCAGGACTTGGCAGCAGTGG GTTTAGCCGAGTGAGGATGAAAACACCCACAGTGCGGGAAGTTCTCGACCTGGAGAATTCTGGGGAGGAAAGCCCTGG GTCCCTCCAGGAACGGTCCCCTTTGCTGCCACTTCCTGACGGTGGCCCTCCACGGGCCCCTGACGGTCCCCCAGACCTGCTGCTTGAGTCCCAGTGGCACCACTACTCAG GTGAGGCCTCAAGCTCTGAGGAAGAACCCGCATTCCCAGAGGACAAGGAGAACCAAGCCCCCAAACGGGCGGGCCCACATCTGCGGTTTGAGATCAGCAGTGAAGATGGGTTCAGCGTAGAAGCAGAGAGCTTGGAAG GGGCCTGGAGAGCTCTGATTGAGAAGGTGCAGGAGGCCCGAGGGCATGCCCGGCTCAGACATCTGTCTTTCAGTG GAATGAGTGGAGCTAGGCTCCTGGGCATCCACCACGATGCTGTCATTTTCCTGGCAGAGCAGCTACCAGGGGCCCAGCGCTGCCAGCACTATAAGTTCCGCTACCACCAGCAAGGAGAGGGTCAGGAGGAACCACCCCTGAATCCCCATGGGGCTGCCAGGGCCGAGGTCTATCTCCG GAAGTGCACCTTTGACATGTTCAACTTCCTGGCCTCCCAGCACCGGGTGCTTCCTGAAGGGGCCACTTGTGATGAGGAAGAGGATGAAGTACAGCTCAGGTCCACCAG ACGTGCCACCAGCCTGGAGCTGCCCATGGCCATGCGCTTTCGCCATCTCAAGAAAACGTCCAAAGAGGCCGTGGGTGTCTACAG ATCAGCCATCCACGGGCGAGGCTTATTCTGTAAGCGCAACATTGATGCCGGCGAGATGGTCATTGAGTACTCTGGTATTGTTATTCGCTCTGTGCTGACTGATAAGCGGGAAAAGTTCTACGATGGGAAG GGCATCGGGTGCTACATGTTCCGCATGGATGACTTTGATGTGGTGGATGCCACCATGCATGGCAATGCTGCCCGCTTCATCAACCATTCCTGCGAGCCCAACTGCTTCTCTCGCGTCATCCATGTGGAGGGCCAAAAACACATCGTAATCTTTGCACTGCGCCGCATCCTACGTGGTGAGGAGCTCACCTATGACTACAAGTTCCCCATCGAGGATGCCAGTAACAAGCTGCCCTGCAACTGTGGCGCCAAGCGCTGTCGTCGGTTCCTTAACTGA